The Leptospira saintgironsiae nucleotide sequence TATTATTATTTTAAATTTTCTAAAAAATCCCAGCCTATCCTGGTCGATACAACACCCGAACCTGAATTGGAAGCGAATGGTCTAAGTTTACTTCCTGAAAACGAGCCTGTTCCGGTAGGTAGCGGAGATCCCGCTTAAGTTTCTACCTTGGAACTTTCTCCTAAAAACAAACTAAGGCTGCATCGATATTTAGGGATTGTTTCCTTAAGTTTTCTTTTTTCTCGTCCATTTATCATTCTATTTCAATTTCCAAATATTCAAGATTTTGAATACTTCTCCACGTATATCGGAAGAACAGGTGCCATCTTTGGAGTTCTGGCATTTATTAGCGGAGGTGGTTTAGGTAAATATTTAGATGAGAAGAAGTCAAGAGTAGCAGAGATCCACACGATTGTAATGCTCGCAGGTTTAACTATGCAAGTTCCTGTTCTTGCGGAAGTGGAAATTCTTTTGACTCCAAACCTGATTTCTTATTTAGGCTGCGGAATCTTAATCTGGGGATGGATCCTCGGAAGAAGAGTTTTTATAAACAGAAAAAGAATCCTTCCATTTTAAGACAGGCCTACAAATTCGAAAGTATATTCTTTCGGAAAGAATATGCAAACTGAGAGATATCCTCTTCTTTCCAACGATTCTTATCGTAGTTTATATTGATTGCCATTCTATTTTCGTAAGTTGTAACAGTCGTAAAAACTGTTTGGGTTAAGGCAGGATGCACTGTAAAAGAAAGTTCTTTCACTTTTATTTCTTCAGATGCCAAAACAGGAATAATTCCTACATTGCTCAACAAACTAGCTTGAGGATTTCGATTCATCAGCAATTGGAAAAGTTTTAATCCATCTTCTTTTTCTAAAAATTGTTCGGAAGGAGGAAGTAATTCGTAAAATGCTCTGCCTTCCCTTCTTCCAATACGAGCCCTTACATCATTCATGATCGCCTTTGCCTTTATATCAAAAGAATCTCTGATATTTACAGGAGTAGTGAATAGAGAAATATAAAGTCCTAATGCAGAATCAGGCACAGGATGACTCAAATGAGGTCGTAGATCGGCTGGAGTAGAAAGATATAATACTCCTTCTTGGCTTTTATCAAAAAAATCTGCAAGTGCGGTTACTTGAGAAGCGCCCAAGATCCCATGAAAGGAGATCTTCTTTTGTTTAGAAGTTTTTAATAGAGAATTTACATCTTCTTCTTCTAAATAAAAACTAATGATCTCAGGATCTTGTTCTTCCTTTTTGCGAGTGAATTGAGGAATGATCAGAGGTTTTTCCGGTTTTGGTCCTCCTTTATACAATTCTTCTGCGGGATATAATTCCATTAGAGAAGAATATTCTGAATCTTCTTCGATTTCGTCTGCTTCGCCTGTACTTGCTCTGAGTACATCTAAAAGAAATCTACAACCCGATCTTCCATCTCCAATACTATGATGAAAGATAACACCAATCGCAAATTTAGAATTTCCGGAAGTATAAAATATAGTTCTGATTAAAGGAGAATCTCCCAATTCAAAAAGTCGGATAGTTTCCTTGGCTAATTTAGATTTCCAATCCGGAGAATAGAAATCTTTTTGGATCGGGATTTTTTTGTCTGAGGTTGCAAAGTATAAATGAGAATCTTGTCCGGCTTGTTTTAAGATCTGAACCTTAGCTAACGCATGTTTGTTTTGGATAAGGTCCAGAGCTTTGCGTAAATTTTCTTCTGAAAAAGAACCTTCTCCTTCTGCCATTACACAGAAGTTCATAGAGGAGGCGCGGTCATATAACCAGAAATTTGCCTCCGCTTGGTCTAAGGATCGAATGAATTGACCTTGGGGTCTTTCAGATTCTTTTAAATTTTGCATGCCATTTCCGACTTTAAAGTACTAGGCCGGAATCGCAATACCATCCATTTTTTCTTTTTGGTAACGATTCGCCCTTGTCATACTTTCAAAGTCGTTAAAACGAATTCCATATTTTTTTAAGAATGGTTTTACTTTAGGTGCGACTGCTTGTCTTAGATAGAACGGCTGTGTTACCACGAAATGATGGATCCCATGAGTGGCTCCAAAATTAAAACAGAACATATGTAAAGGTAATATCCACCAAGAATCCAACACTTGGGTCTGTTGGTATAAACTCTTAACATCTCCGTAATAATGCATATTAGAGGAAACAATCTGTATCGCAGATTGCCTTAGCCAACATGGGATCAAATACACTACCGCAGCAGTATTTAAGAAATTATGAATATAGGCAGTAGTTCCTGTTTCTTGTATAGGACTTCCTAATGACCAATTGATCAAAGAAATCATTCCCCAGATCAAGAATGAATACCAAAGAAGAAGATACACTAAACGATAAGGCCCCTTGATCGGTTTAGCTTTTATTTTTGCAAGATAACGGATCGCATCTTTTCTGATCTTAGGTCCTTGTAGAACGACTGCCATGATCGGATCTATCATCACGAGTATACGTTTGATACCCCACGGCATTCCGTTACTAATAAATCTTTCTTCTATATCTTCTATGTTTCCTGAAAGTTTATGATGAAGAAGATGGATCTCTTTTCTAAACCAAGGATTAACCGTATTCGCGCGGAATAACCAGACCATCCAAAATAGAAAGTTCTGCATCTTAGGATTTTCTTTAAAATAAATACTATGGATCAGGTCATGTTCCATCTCATGAAGAAAGGATGCCAAGA carries:
- a CDS encoding phthiocerol/phthiodiolone dimycocerosyl transferase family protein, which gives rise to MQNLKESERPQGQFIRSLDQAEANFWLYDRASSMNFCVMAEGEGSFSEENLRKALDLIQNKHALAKVQILKQAGQDSHLYFATSDKKIPIQKDFYSPDWKSKLAKETIRLFELGDSPLIRTIFYTSGNSKFAIGVIFHHSIGDGRSGCRFLLDVLRASTGEADEIEEDSEYSSLMELYPAEELYKGGPKPEKPLIIPQFTRKKEEQDPEIISFYLEEEDVNSLLKTSKQKKISFHGILGASQVTALADFFDKSQEGVLYLSTPADLRPHLSHPVPDSALGLYISLFTTPVNIRDSFDIKAKAIMNDVRARIGRREGRAFYELLPPSEQFLEKEDGLKLFQLLMNRNPQASLLSNVGIIPVLASEEIKVKELSFTVHPALTQTVFTTVTTYENRMAININYDKNRWKEEDISQFAYSFRKNILSNL
- a CDS encoding fatty acid desaturase — protein: MSSLTLERKNISDRFPEKEKTKRIIKWIRRSDSKLRKRFSFLKYQDAIGFGITMGSALGMILLGSLYVMDIIPFWACIIGNGILASFLHEMEHDLIHSIYFKENPKMQNFLFWMVWLFRANTVNPWFRKEIHLLHHKLSGNIEDIEERFISNGMPWGIKRILVMIDPIMAVVLQGPKIRKDAIRYLAKIKAKPIKGPYRLVYLLLWYSFLIWGMISLINWSLGSPIQETGTTAYIHNFLNTAAVVYLIPCWLRQSAIQIVSSNMHYYGDVKSLYQQTQVLDSWWILPLHMFCFNFGATHGIHHFVVTQPFYLRQAVAPKVKPFLKKYGIRFNDFESMTRANRYQKEKMDGIAIPA